A window of Thermosynechococcus sp. NK55a contains these coding sequences:
- a CDS encoding TM2 domain-containing protein, translating to MSQSEHRQHPQTQPPSLSVANAYLLWCLSLVGVCGLQRFYVGQPLVGLLYLVTFGVCGVGQFIDLFLIPGLVDRHKTYLRGRYLTAEKDPDLSPASGRSIHRLLQVAKEHGGVLSAAQVALYTHLDPQTVEELLFEAQRLGYATVFNDPETGAVRYRFDV from the coding sequence TTGTCTCAGTCTGAACATCGCCAACACCCCCAAACGCAACCCCCCTCCCTGAGTGTGGCGAATGCCTACCTGCTGTGGTGTTTGAGCCTCGTCGGGGTCTGCGGCCTGCAACGCTTTTATGTCGGGCAGCCCCTAGTGGGTCTGTTGTACCTAGTCACCTTCGGCGTCTGTGGTGTCGGTCAATTCATTGATCTGTTTCTGATTCCAGGGCTGGTGGATCGCCACAAAACCTACCTGCGGGGACGCTATCTAACAGCAGAGAAGGACCCTGACCTCAGCCCTGCCTCTGGTAGATCGATACACCGTTTACTGCAAGTCGCAAAAGAACATGGGGGCGTTCTCTCAGCAGCCCAAGTAGCCCTCTATACCCATCTAGATCCCCAAACAGTCGAGGAATTGCTCTTTGAGGCTCAGCGACTCGGCTATGCCACAGTATTCAATGACCCCGAGACAGGGGCAGTGCGCTATCGCTTTGATGTCTAG
- the cobJ gene encoding precorrin-3B C(17)-methyltransferase, which translates to MLPLDPFQPMGAIATTSQGLAQLQRIVDVGIPLSIWVSPQLGAHRPVQTYEGPLAAHLQKHWCHYRAWIFALACGAVVRLISPLLTHKSQDPAVCVLSENGQWIVSLLGGHSAGGDRLCHILSATLGATPILTGASYSQGYFAVDTWGTALGWQRGAGDWHAIASQQAQGKALQVYQTCGSALWRTGLSSDQPLELVSTPPLENAVWITEKVLPSSVTSGVAWHPRVLWLGIGCERGTSAALIQHAIDQTLAQARLSPLAIAGLASIDRKADEVGLCQVAKAHDWPSRWFSAQELAPVTVPTPSAIVAAEMGTPSVAEAAAVLASEGGRLIVPKQIYRQGGEGGAVTIAIAQSEREFIPRQGSLSLIGTGPGSLDQLTLGARSALLAADILVGYTLYLELIAPLRQPGQMVAAYGITQERQRAQVAIDLAQWGLNVAVVSSGDCGIYGMAGLVLELLAEADITNLPVAVFPGVSAVNAAAARLGAPLMHDFCTISLSDRLTPWPVIKKRLQAAAEADFVTALYNPRSRDRQQQLVDAKAIFLEYRSPQTPVAIVRAAYRPEEHITLTTLGAFEPAAVDMFSLVLIGNASTRRFQDWLITPRGYLGNPKASLSDRGD; encoded by the coding sequence ATGCTGCCCTTAGACCCGTTTCAACCCATGGGGGCGATCGCCACCACTTCCCAGGGACTGGCTCAACTCCAGCGCATTGTTGATGTAGGCATTCCCCTCAGCATTTGGGTCTCGCCCCAGTTAGGTGCCCACCGCCCCGTACAAACCTACGAGGGTCCTCTGGCAGCCCATTTACAGAAACACTGGTGCCACTATCGCGCTTGGATCTTTGCCTTGGCCTGCGGTGCTGTGGTGCGGTTAATCTCACCCCTGTTGACCCACAAAAGCCAGGATCCGGCGGTTTGCGTTCTTTCTGAGAATGGCCAATGGATCGTGAGTTTGCTGGGGGGGCATAGTGCGGGGGGCGATCGCCTCTGTCACATCCTCAGTGCTACCCTTGGCGCAACACCAATTCTCACAGGGGCAAGTTATAGCCAAGGCTACTTTGCCGTGGATACTTGGGGAACAGCCTTGGGGTGGCAACGGGGGGCAGGAGACTGGCATGCGATCGCCAGCCAACAGGCGCAGGGAAAGGCGCTGCAAGTGTATCAAACCTGCGGTAGCGCTTTGTGGCGCACAGGTCTCAGTTCAGACCAGCCCCTTGAGTTAGTCAGCACCCCACCCCTAGAAAATGCGGTGTGGATTACCGAAAAAGTGTTACCCTCCTCTGTGACCTCAGGGGTAGCTTGGCATCCACGGGTTCTGTGGCTAGGTATTGGCTGTGAACGGGGAACATCGGCAGCCCTGATCCAGCACGCCATTGATCAGACCCTTGCCCAAGCGAGACTCAGCCCCCTCGCGATCGCCGGCCTTGCCAGTATTGATCGCAAAGCCGATGAAGTGGGGTTATGTCAAGTGGCTAAGGCGCACGATTGGCCCAGCCGCTGGTTTTCCGCACAAGAATTGGCACCTGTTACAGTGCCTACCCCCTCAGCAATTGTGGCTGCAGAGATGGGAACCCCCAGTGTTGCCGAAGCCGCAGCAGTGTTGGCCAGCGAGGGAGGTCGTTTAATTGTTCCTAAGCAGATTTACCGTCAAGGGGGTGAGGGGGGGGCAGTGACGATCGCCATTGCCCAATCTGAACGGGAATTCATTCCCCGCCAAGGCTCCCTGAGCCTCATTGGCACTGGTCCGGGATCTTTGGATCAACTCACCCTCGGAGCCCGCTCTGCCCTTTTGGCCGCTGATATTCTTGTGGGCTATACCCTTTACCTCGAATTGATCGCTCCCCTACGGCAACCAGGACAGATGGTGGCGGCCTATGGCATTACCCAAGAGCGACAACGTGCCCAAGTGGCGATTGATCTGGCACAGTGGGGACTCAATGTCGCGGTGGTTTCTTCGGGCGACTGTGGCATCTATGGCATGGCGGGTCTGGTACTAGAGCTATTGGCAGAAGCGGACATCACCAATTTACCGGTAGCGGTGTTTCCAGGGGTGAGTGCTGTGAATGCTGCCGCGGCTCGCTTGGGGGCACCCCTGATGCACGATTTTTGCACCATTAGCCTCAGCGATCGATTGACCCCTTGGCCAGTCATTAAGAAACGCCTACAGGCGGCGGCAGAAGCGGATTTTGTTACCGCCCTTTATAATCCTCGTTCCCGCGATCGCCAGCAACAATTGGTGGACGCCAAAGCTATTTTCTTAGAATATCGTTCACCACAGACACCAGTGGCAATTGTTCGTGCCGCCTATCGCCCTGAGGAGCACATCACCCTTACCACCCTTGGGGCATTTGAACCAGCAGCAGTGGATATGTTCAGCTTGGTGTTGATTGGCAACGCCAGCACCCGCCGCTTCCAGGATTGGCTGATTACCCCTCGTGGCTATCTAGGGAACCCTAAAGCAAGCCTGTCTGACCGAGGAGATTAA
- a CDS encoding phage holin family protein, translating to MWGLLITWIVTSISLFIVSRLSFLGVEIDKFSTALWSAIVFGLLNATLGAVLKFVTFPFIFLTFGLVALIINAAIFALAAAFVDGFTLRNGFWSAFFGSIALSIVNWACFNLLGQTGLL from the coding sequence ATGTGGGGTTTACTCATTACTTGGATTGTGACCAGTATTAGCTTGTTTATTGTGTCTCGCCTCTCATTTTTGGGGGTAGAAATTGACAAGTTCTCAACTGCTCTGTGGTCGGCGATTGTCTTTGGTCTGCTCAATGCCACCCTTGGCGCAGTGCTCAAGTTTGTAACGTTCCCCTTTATTTTTCTCACGTTTGGCTTAGTTGCCCTGATCATTAATGCAGCCATTTTTGCCCTTGCTGCTGCTTTTGTGGATGGATTTACCCTCCGAAATGGTTTTTGGAGTGCCTTTTTTGGCTCGATCGCCCTCAGTATCGTCAACTGGGCTTGTTTTAATCTCCTCGGTCAGACAGGCTTGCTTTAG
- a CDS encoding site-2 protease family protein, producing the protein MGQGWQVGRVFGIPLYIDRSWFLVILLFTFLNGSDWQDTYPQWGALVWLMGFGVSLLLFASVLLHELGHSLVARSQGITVRSITLFLFGGVAAIERESNTPGQAFQVAIAGPLVSFALFALLQGVAVLLPGGHPLHELLLYLAHINFVLGVFNLLPGLPLDGGQVLKAAVWKLTGNRFQGMRWAARSGQVLGWLAISFGLFVTLLGSGNGLWLGLLGWFALQNATLYDRLSRLQEALVTLTAADAMTRDFRVIEGTLSLREFADRYLLLADRQPTAYFVATDGRYCGYLDSQALNHVERSRWEVTPVAELAVPLRAIATVKESDSLAKTVCTLEEQQQRFITVLTPADAVAGVIDRGDVLLALAKRLHWQLGKQDIQRLKQERHYPPELQLLELAKTALQFQGGDGGIAVASQIR; encoded by the coding sequence ATGGGACAAGGTTGGCAAGTGGGCCGTGTCTTTGGCATTCCCCTGTATATTGATCGGTCGTGGTTTCTGGTGATTCTGCTATTTACTTTTCTCAATGGTAGTGACTGGCAGGACACGTACCCGCAGTGGGGAGCACTGGTATGGCTGATGGGATTTGGGGTTTCCCTACTGTTGTTTGCCTCAGTATTACTCCATGAATTGGGGCACAGTCTAGTGGCGCGCTCCCAAGGAATTACAGTACGCTCAATTACCCTCTTTCTCTTTGGTGGTGTGGCAGCCATTGAACGGGAATCCAATACTCCTGGTCAAGCCTTTCAGGTGGCGATCGCCGGGCCCTTGGTGAGTTTTGCCCTTTTTGCCCTGTTGCAGGGGGTAGCTGTCCTACTGCCGGGAGGTCATCCCCTCCATGAACTGTTACTCTATCTGGCGCACATCAACTTTGTCTTAGGGGTCTTTAACCTCTTACCTGGACTTCCCCTCGATGGTGGCCAAGTCCTCAAAGCAGCGGTTTGGAAATTGACAGGCAATCGCTTTCAGGGGATGCGTTGGGCAGCGCGATCGGGACAAGTGTTGGGCTGGTTGGCCATTAGTTTTGGGCTATTTGTAACACTCCTTGGCAGTGGCAATGGCCTGTGGTTGGGTCTATTGGGGTGGTTTGCCCTGCAAAATGCCACGCTCTACGATCGCCTTAGCCGACTCCAGGAAGCATTGGTGACCCTGACGGCGGCTGATGCCATGACACGGGATTTTCGGGTGATTGAGGGAACGTTATCCCTGCGGGAGTTTGCCGATCGCTATCTCCTACTGGCCGATCGCCAGCCCACAGCCTACTTTGTCGCCACCGATGGCCGCTATTGTGGCTATTTAGATTCCCAAGCCCTGAACCATGTGGAGCGCAGCCGTTGGGAAGTAACGCCAGTCGCGGAATTAGCCGTACCCTTGCGGGCGATCGCCACCGTCAAAGAATCCGACTCTCTCGCCAAGACTGTTTGCACCCTAGAGGAGCAACAACAACGCTTTATTACTGTTTTAACCCCTGCAGATGCCGTAGCGGGCGTTATTGATCGCGGTGATGTTCTACTGGCTTTGGCCAAACGGTTGCACTGGCAACTGGGGAAACAGGACATTCAACGCCTCAAGCAAGAAAGGCACTATCCCCCAGAACTGCAATTATTGGAACTGGCAAAAACAGCCCTGCAATTTCAGGGGGGGGATGGCGGAATAGCGGTTGCTTCACAAATCCGCTAG
- the rplS gene encoding 50S ribosomal protein L19 gives MNAQEIIRSIEAEQMKTDLPVIHVGDRVRVGVKIKEGDKERVQPYEGDVIAMRNTGINRTITVRRVFQGVGVERVFLLHSPRIDSIKVIQRGKVRRAKLYYLRDRMGKASRIKPRFDRPL, from the coding sequence ATGAACGCCCAAGAGATTATTCGCTCGATTGAAGCGGAGCAAATGAAGACTGACTTGCCCGTGATTCATGTGGGCGATCGCGTTCGGGTTGGGGTCAAAATTAAAGAAGGCGATAAGGAGCGCGTCCAGCCCTACGAAGGGGATGTGATCGCTATGCGCAACACGGGTATTAACCGCACCATTACCGTGCGCCGTGTCTTTCAAGGGGTGGGCGTTGAGCGAGTCTTTTTGCTGCATTCGCCACGAATTGATAGTATAAAAGTAATTCAGCGGGGTAAAGTGCGCCGGGCCAAGCTCTACTACCTGCGCGATCGCATGGGTAAAGCTTCGCGGATCAAGCCACGGTTTGATCGCCCCCTGTAA
- a CDS encoding nucleoside triphosphate pyrophosphatase — protein sequence MVPFVLASASPARRQLLQQIGIDPIIQPSHFDESVIQATTPTELVRLLARCKAETVAQSYSAPALILGCDSVLVLGGEIYGKPASPEMAIARWQKMRGQTGDLLTGHALIDLAQGRTCVEVESTQVVFADISDAEIAAYVASGEPLACAGCFALDGQGGAFVEKIVGTPSNVIGLSLPLLRRLLLKLGYTLGDVQSKK from the coding sequence ATGGTGCCCTTTGTTCTTGCCTCTGCCTCCCCGGCACGCCGCCAATTGCTGCAACAAATTGGCATTGATCCCATTATTCAGCCCAGTCACTTTGATGAGTCGGTTATTCAAGCAACAACGCCAACAGAACTGGTGCGGTTACTGGCACGGTGCAAAGCAGAAACTGTCGCTCAGAGTTATTCAGCCCCCGCCTTAATTTTGGGCTGTGATTCTGTGCTGGTGCTTGGCGGAGAAATTTACGGTAAACCGGCCTCGCCAGAGATGGCGATCGCCCGCTGGCAGAAAATGCGCGGTCAAACGGGAGACCTGCTGACAGGCCATGCTTTGATTGATTTGGCACAGGGTCGCACCTGTGTTGAGGTGGAGTCTACCCAAGTTGTCTTTGCCGATATTAGCGATGCCGAAATTGCTGCCTATGTGGCTTCCGGTGAACCCCTTGCCTGTGCTGGCTGTTTTGCCCTCGATGGCCAAGGGGGTGCCTTTGTCGAGAAGATTGTCGGTACTCCCAGTAATGTAATTGGCTTGAGCTTGCCCCTACTGCGGCGGCTGCTGCTGAAGTTGGGATACACCCTTGGCGATGTGCAAAGCAAAAAATAA
- a CDS encoding AMP-binding protein, with the protein MTSAAYTYTPPSGLPQDAPLPDHFLTYKKLQSLPEMWPLLAQRHGDVVALDAPYEDPPTRITYSELYQRIQRFAAGLQALGVAAGDRVALFADNSPRWLIADQGSMMAGAINVVRSGTAAAQELLYILRDSGATLLLIENLATLRKLEGSLVDTAVKTVVLLSGESPELTGFPLRLLNFGQVFTEGQYGTVRAVAITPADLATLMYTSGTTGQPKGVMVTHGGLLSQIVNLWTIVQPQVGDRILSILPIWHAYERVAEYFLFACGCSQTYTNLRHFKNDLKRCKPHYMIAVPRIWEGFYEGVQKQLRDSPATKRRLAQFFLSVGQHYILQRRLLTGLSLTNPHPSGWQKLVARVQTLLLKPLYELGEKRVYSKIREATGGEIKQIISGGGALAPHLDTFYEVINLEVLVGYGLTETAVVLTARRPWANLRGSAGRPIPDTAIKIVDPETKAPLEFGQKGLVMAKGPQVMRGYYNQPEATAKVLDGEGWFDTGDLGYLTPNGDLVLTGRQKDTIVLSNGENIEPQPIEDACVRSPYIDQIMLVGQDQKALGALIVPNLEALAEWVAAKGYRLELPNRPAGAGSGEVVTLESKVIIDLYRQELLREVQNRPGYRPDDRIATFRFVLEPFTIENGLLTQTLKIRRHVVSDRYRDMINAMFE; encoded by the coding sequence ATGACGAGTGCGGCCTACACCTACACTCCCCCCAGCGGACTACCCCAGGATGCACCATTACCCGATCACTTTTTGACCTACAAAAAACTCCAGTCGCTGCCGGAAATGTGGCCCCTATTGGCGCAACGTCATGGGGATGTGGTGGCTCTTGATGCTCCCTACGAAGATCCCCCGACCCGCATTACCTACAGTGAACTCTATCAACGCATTCAACGCTTTGCAGCTGGCCTACAGGCTCTGGGTGTCGCTGCCGGCGATCGCGTGGCCCTATTTGCTGACAATAGCCCCCGCTGGCTCATTGCCGATCAAGGCAGTATGATGGCTGGTGCCATCAATGTGGTGCGCAGTGGGACCGCCGCTGCTCAAGAACTGCTCTACATTTTGCGCGACAGTGGAGCCACCCTACTGCTCATCGAAAACCTAGCCACCCTCCGGAAGCTGGAAGGGTCTTTGGTGGATACAGCAGTCAAAACAGTGGTGCTCCTGAGTGGAGAATCCCCTGAATTGACAGGTTTTCCCCTGCGGCTTTTGAACTTTGGTCAAGTCTTTACGGAAGGACAATATGGCACAGTGCGGGCAGTGGCCATTACCCCCGCTGACCTAGCAACGCTAATGTACACCTCCGGTACCACGGGTCAACCCAAGGGGGTGATGGTTACCCATGGGGGGCTCCTGAGTCAAATTGTTAATCTCTGGACAATTGTGCAACCGCAGGTGGGCGATCGCATCCTCAGTATCTTGCCCATTTGGCATGCCTATGAACGGGTGGCCGAGTACTTTCTCTTTGCCTGTGGCTGCAGCCAAACCTATACCAATCTCCGCCACTTCAAGAATGACCTGAAACGGTGTAAACCCCACTACATGATTGCCGTCCCCCGCATCTGGGAAGGCTTTTACGAAGGGGTGCAAAAGCAACTGCGGGATAGTCCGGCTACAAAGCGGCGTCTTGCCCAGTTTTTCCTCAGTGTTGGCCAGCACTATATACTGCAACGGCGACTGCTCACGGGCCTGAGCCTGACCAACCCCCATCCCAGCGGCTGGCAGAAATTGGTGGCTCGCGTGCAAACCCTCCTCCTCAAGCCCCTCTACGAACTGGGGGAGAAGCGTGTTTATAGCAAAATTCGTGAAGCCACCGGCGGTGAGATTAAACAGATAATTAGTGGTGGCGGTGCCCTTGCTCCCCATTTGGACACCTTCTATGAAGTGATTAACCTAGAAGTCTTGGTGGGCTACGGTCTCACCGAAACGGCCGTAGTGCTAACCGCTCGCCGCCCTTGGGCAAACCTACGGGGATCCGCTGGCCGTCCAATTCCCGATACCGCCATTAAAATTGTTGACCCAGAAACTAAAGCCCCCCTTGAGTTTGGCCAAAAAGGACTGGTGATGGCCAAAGGGCCACAGGTGATGCGCGGCTACTACAACCAACCAGAGGCCACCGCTAAGGTGCTAGATGGGGAGGGATGGTTTGACACCGGCGACTTGGGCTACCTCACCCCCAATGGAGATCTGGTGCTGACGGGACGGCAGAAGGACACGATTGTTCTCAGCAACGGTGAAAATATTGAACCGCAGCCTATCGAGGATGCCTGTGTCCGCAGCCCCTATATTGACCAAATTATGCTGGTGGGTCAAGATCAAAAAGCTCTTGGTGCCCTCATTGTGCCCAATTTAGAGGCATTGGCGGAGTGGGTGGCTGCCAAGGGGTACCGACTGGAGTTGCCAAACCGACCGGCAGGAGCGGGCAGTGGTGAGGTGGTGACGCTGGAAAGCAAAGTCATTATTGATCTCTACCGTCAAGAACTGCTGCGGGAAGTGCAAAATCGCCCCGGCTATCGCCCAGATGATCGCATTGCCACGTTTCGCTTTGTCCTCGAACCCTTTACGATAGAGAATGGTCTTTTGACCCAAACCCTAAAAATTCGCCGTCATGTCGTGAGCGATCGCTACCGCGATATGATTAACGCCATGTTTGAGTAA
- a CDS encoding YlqD family protein, which yields MTDPMDSKLLLRRQIMVKAIVTPEWKDDAQRQLQAQLNQVDAQIQQLDLQVQQVIDELRKSNEAADVVNARIQDVQGQANNQKAQLLQQKNLILQQLDQVQRLQMGQEVDQGQVDNFFYVTKGDNLIQKMQVEILLRNGVIEEIRGTL from the coding sequence ATGACAGACCCTATGGATAGCAAACTGCTCCTGCGGCGCCAGATTATGGTGAAAGCCATTGTCACTCCCGAGTGGAAAGACGATGCCCAAAGGCAGCTTCAGGCACAACTCAATCAAGTGGATGCCCAAATTCAGCAGTTGGATCTGCAAGTGCAGCAAGTGATTGACGAACTGCGCAAAAGTAATGAAGCAGCGGATGTGGTCAATGCCCGTATTCAAGACGTTCAAGGGCAAGCCAACAACCAAAAAGCACAACTCTTACAGCAAAAAAATCTAATTCTTCAGCAATTGGATCAGGTGCAACGCCTACAAATGGGTCAGGAAGTGGATCAAGGTCAGGTGGATAATTTTTTCTATGTCACCAAAGGGGATAACCTGATTCAAAAGATGCAGGTGGAAATTCTCCTGCGCAATGGTGTCATCGAAGAAATTCGTGGCACGCTCTAG
- a CDS encoding dihydrolipoamide acetyltransferase family protein has protein sequence MIRELFMPALSSTMTEGKIVSWLKSPGDKVAKGETVLIVESDKADMDVESFYDGYLAVITVPAGEVAAVGSTIGLVAETEAEIAEAEAKAKSLGKATSSDRAPATSNGSGTAPAASAAAVPAGRVIASPRARKLAKEHKIDLKTLKGTGPNGRITAADVEALIGAPAPPPVATSPAPLPTAPPATAPVVAKEDLVPLTTLQNAVVRNMVASLGIPDFHVAYTITTDALDRLYQQIKSKGVTMTVLLAKAIALTLQKHPIMNAYYTEQGIQYRRDINIAVAVAMPGGGLITPVLKNADQIDIYSLSRTWKDLVERARAKQLQPDEYSTGTFSLSNLGMFGVDFFDAILTPGQGAIMAVGASRPTVVATEDGLLGVKRQMKVNITCDHRVIYGADAAAFLQDLAKLIETNPQALTL, from the coding sequence ATGATTCGTGAACTGTTCATGCCCGCCCTCAGCTCCACCATGACCGAAGGGAAAATTGTCTCTTGGCTGAAATCTCCCGGGGATAAGGTGGCTAAAGGGGAAACCGTGCTGATTGTGGAATCCGACAAGGCCGATATGGATGTGGAGTCCTTCTACGACGGCTATTTGGCAGTGATTACCGTACCTGCTGGCGAAGTAGCAGCCGTTGGCTCCACCATTGGCCTTGTGGCAGAAACAGAAGCAGAAATTGCGGAAGCAGAGGCAAAGGCCAAGTCCCTTGGGAAGGCTACCAGTTCTGACCGGGCTCCAGCCACGAGTAATGGCTCAGGAACGGCTCCTGCCGCCAGTGCTGCCGCTGTACCGGCTGGGCGAGTGATTGCCTCCCCCCGTGCCCGCAAATTGGCCAAGGAACACAAAATTGATTTGAAGACGCTCAAGGGAACTGGCCCCAATGGTCGGATTACAGCCGCCGATGTGGAAGCTTTGATTGGTGCGCCTGCACCCCCCCCCGTGGCAACGTCCCCTGCCCCTCTCCCCACCGCCCCCCCTGCTACTGCTCCGGTGGTGGCTAAGGAGGATTTGGTGCCCCTGACAACGCTGCAAAATGCCGTTGTGCGCAATATGGTGGCCAGCCTGGGCATTCCCGATTTCCACGTCGCCTACACGATCACAACCGATGCCTTGGATCGGCTGTATCAGCAAATTAAGTCCAAAGGGGTGACAATGACGGTGCTCCTTGCCAAGGCGATCGCCCTGACATTGCAAAAACACCCAATTATGAATGCCTACTACACAGAGCAGGGGATTCAATACCGTCGTGATATTAACATTGCTGTTGCGGTGGCGATGCCGGGGGGTGGTCTGATTACACCGGTGCTAAAGAACGCCGATCAAATTGACATCTACAGCCTCTCGCGTACTTGGAAAGACTTGGTGGAACGGGCACGCGCCAAGCAACTGCAACCCGATGAGTACAGCACGGGCACCTTTAGCCTCTCGAACCTCGGCATGTTTGGAGTTGACTTCTTTGATGCCATTCTCACGCCCGGTCAAGGGGCGATTATGGCGGTGGGGGCGTCGCGTCCGACGGTAGTTGCCACAGAGGATGGCCTGCTGGGGGTAAAACGGCAGATGAAGGTGAATATTACCTGTGATCACCGGGTGATCTATGGTGCTGATGCAGCTGCCTTCCTTCAGGATTTGGCAAAACTGATTGAAACTAATCCCCAAGCATTGACGCTCTAA
- a CDS encoding energy-coupling factor ABC transporter ATP-binding protein, with protein MTALLEIRDLHFGYGTTPSLLQGIDLRVTGGDRFGIIGDNGSGKTTLLLLCAAVLKPQRGTITCLGQSVVAGQFQPAVGVVLQHPADQLIGTTVAEDVAFGPENLGCSTLEVQQRVYQALAMTGTLHLANRVPHQLSGGEQRMVAIAGILAMQPKLILYDEPTAFLDQRSCRTLIEFLQTNATPGLVVSHDLAFLRAVCTQIFLLESGHLCPLGL; from the coding sequence GTGACTGCCCTGCTGGAAATCAGGGATCTTCATTTTGGCTATGGAACAACCCCCTCACTGCTCCAAGGGATTGATCTGAGGGTGACGGGGGGCGATCGCTTTGGCATCATTGGTGACAATGGTTCTGGCAAAACCACACTCCTCCTTCTCTGTGCTGCTGTTCTCAAGCCACAGCGGGGAACGATTACCTGCTTGGGGCAGTCAGTGGTGGCTGGACAGTTTCAACCCGCAGTGGGCGTCGTGCTGCAGCACCCAGCGGATCAGTTAATTGGGACTACTGTGGCTGAGGATGTCGCCTTTGGCCCTGAGAATTTAGGTTGTTCAACCCTAGAAGTGCAGCAGCGAGTGTATCAAGCCTTGGCGATGACCGGAACTTTGCATTTGGCCAATCGCGTGCCCCATCAACTGTCGGGGGGAGAACAACGCATGGTGGCGATCGCCGGCATTTTGGCCATGCAGCCCAAGCTAATCCTCTACGATGAACCCACTGCCTTTTTAGACCAACGGAGTTGCCGCACCTTGATTGAGTTTCTGCAAACCAATGCCACTCCCGGTCTAGTTGTCAGCCATGACCTTGCGTTTTTACGCGCCGTCTGTACGCAGATTTTTCTCCTTGAGTCAGGACATCTGTGTCCCCTAGGGTTGTAG
- a CDS encoding glycoside hydrolase family 10 protein: MLRRRVWLLFILFCWSLCWAIGPVQAQNPRFIRGVWLTKNDFPILRDRPRLVAALNDLQRLNFNTLYPVVWNSGYVSFPSTTAKNLGIQPFVLRGIQDYEILAELTQQAHCRNLLVIPWFEFGFMVPETSELALAHPDWLTQAINGQTTRLTAAGEVAWMNPFHPQVQEFLTNIVLEVLRQYPVDGVQFDDHFSLPVEFGYDDYTRALYQQETQKPVPDNPRDPDWMRWRADKLTAFVQTLRQRVKQEFPNAIFSLSPTTLPTAYQTFLQDWPRWVALGLLDEVIVQVYRYHLSSFVQQLTQPEIRQAQAKVPTAVGVLTGLRTNPVPMALVDAKVEAALRAGLGVSFFSFETLWERGPDPRDHRQSRLLFHFRQPLPRRLFNQTCPRT, encoded by the coding sequence ATGCTGCGTCGTCGTGTTTGGTTGTTGTTCATTCTCTTCTGTTGGAGTTTGTGTTGGGCGATTGGGCCCGTACAAGCACAAAACCCAAGGTTCATTCGTGGGGTTTGGCTGACCAAGAATGATTTCCCAATCCTGCGCGATCGCCCGCGGTTGGTGGCAGCCCTCAATGATCTACAGCGACTAAACTTCAACACCCTTTACCCCGTTGTCTGGAATTCCGGCTATGTCAGTTTCCCCAGTACTACCGCCAAGAATCTGGGAATTCAGCCCTTTGTGCTGCGGGGAATCCAAGACTACGAGATTCTCGCCGAACTCACCCAGCAGGCGCACTGCCGCAATCTCTTAGTCATTCCCTGGTTTGAATTTGGCTTTATGGTGCCAGAAACCTCAGAACTCGCCCTTGCCCATCCGGACTGGCTCACCCAGGCTATCAATGGTCAGACCACTCGCTTAACGGCGGCCGGGGAAGTGGCTTGGATGAATCCCTTTCATCCACAAGTACAAGAATTTCTCACCAATATTGTCCTTGAGGTACTGCGGCAATACCCGGTGGATGGTGTGCAGTTTGATGATCACTTCAGCCTGCCCGTGGAGTTTGGCTATGATGACTACACCCGTGCCCTCTATCAGCAGGAAACCCAAAAGCCCGTTCCCGACAATCCCCGTGATCCGGACTGGATGCGCTGGCGTGCTGACAAACTCACTGCCTTTGTGCAAACGTTGCGGCAGCGAGTAAAGCAGGAATTTCCCAATGCCATTTTTTCCCTCTCACCGACCACATTGCCAACCGCCTACCAAACGTTTCTCCAAGATTGGCCGCGGTGGGTCGCCCTTGGACTCCTCGATGAAGTAATTGTGCAAGTGTATCGCTACCATCTCTCCAGCTTTGTGCAACAGTTGACGCAGCCGGAGATACGCCAGGCCCAAGCTAAAGTTCCCACTGCCGTTGGTGTCCTCACGGGGCTACGTACCAACCCTGTGCCGATGGCCCTAGTGGATGCCAAGGTAGAGGCTGCCCTGCGAGCCGGGTTAGGAGTGTCCTTTTTCTCCTTTGAAACCCTGTGGGAACGGGGTCCGGATCCCCGCGATCACCGCCAAAGTCGGCTCCTCTTTCATTTTCGCCAGCCCCTGCCACGGCGGCTCTTTAACCAAACTTGTCCAAGGACCTAG